A portion of the Fusobacterium nucleatum genome contains these proteins:
- a CDS encoding S41 family peptidase, with product MKITLKKAAAILMIAISSLSFTEDDRTGFLSNMRELKEISDIMDVIQDSYVENANAQKYKEEKNKNSARKNTGVTKKSLMQGALRGMMESLDDPHSVYFTKEEMRSFQEDIKGKYVGVGMVIQKKVGEPLTVVSPIEDGPAYKVGIKPKDKVIEIDGESTYNLTSEEASKRLKGKANTIVKVKVFREVNKMTKVFELKRETIELKYVKSKMLDDGIGYLRLTQFGDNVYPDMKKALEDLQAKGMKGLIFDLRSNPGGELGQSIKIASMFIEKGKIVSTRQKKGEESVYTREGKYFGNFPMVVLINGGSASASEIVSGALKDHKRATLIGEKTFGKGSVQTLLPLPDGDGIKITIAKYYTPNGISIDGTGIEPDTKIEDKDYYLISDGAITNIDENQQKENKKEIIKEVKGEKVAKEVDTHKDIQLEAAIKAIKGMTNKK from the coding sequence GTGAAAATAACTTTAAAGAAAGCAGCTGCAATTTTAATGATTGCAATTTCAAGTCTATCTTTTACAGAAGATGATAGAACAGGTTTTTTATCTAATATGAGGGAATTAAAAGAAATATCTGATATTATGGATGTTATCCAAGATAGTTATGTTGAAAATGCTAATGCACAAAAATATAAAGAAGAGAAAAATAAAAATTCTGCACGAAAAAATACGGGAGTTACAAAAAAGTCACTAATGCAAGGAGCATTAAGAGGAATGATGGAATCATTAGATGACCCACATTCTGTATATTTTACAAAAGAGGAAATGAGAAGTTTCCAAGAAGATATAAAAGGTAAATATGTTGGAGTTGGAATGGTTATCCAAAAGAAAGTAGGAGAACCATTGACAGTAGTTTCTCCAATAGAAGATGGACCTGCATATAAGGTTGGAATAAAACCCAAAGATAAAGTTATAGAAATAGATGGAGAGTCAACATATAATTTAACAAGTGAAGAAGCTTCAAAAAGGTTAAAGGGGAAAGCAAATACAATTGTTAAGGTTAAAGTTTTTAGAGAAGTTAACAAGATGACTAAAGTCTTTGAATTAAAAAGAGAAACAATAGAATTAAAGTATGTAAAAAGTAAAATGCTTGATGATGGAATTGGATATTTAAGACTTACTCAATTTGGAGATAATGTCTACCCAGATATGAAAAAAGCCTTAGAAGATTTACAAGCTAAAGGAATGAAGGGGTTAATTTTTGATTTAAGAAGTAATCCTGGTGGAGAGTTAGGACAATCAATAAAAATTGCTTCAATGTTTATTGAAAAAGGTAAAATTGTTAGTACAAGACAAAAAAAAGGTGAAGAAAGTGTGTACACAAGAGAAGGTAAATACTTTGGAAATTTCCCTATGGTAGTTTTAATAAATGGTGGTAGTGCTTCAGCTTCAGAAATAGTTTCAGGAGCATTGAAAGATCATAAGAGAGCTACACTTATTGGAGAAAAAACTTTTGGAAAAGGAAGTGTACAAACTTTATTACCTCTACCTGATGGAGATGGAATAAAAATCACCATTGCAAAATATTATACTCCAAATGGAATTTCTATTGATGGAACAGGAATTGAGCCAGATACTAAAATAGAAGATAAAGATTACTATTTAATTTCAGATGGAGCTATAACAAATATAGATGAAAACCAACAAAAAGAAAATAAGAAAGAAATAATCAAAGAAGTCAAAGGTGAAAAAGTTGCTAAAGAAGTTGATACTCATAAAGATATTCAACTTGAAGCAGCAATAAAGGCAATAAAAGGAATGACAAATAAAAAATAG
- a CDS encoding TlyA family rRNA (cytidine-2'-O)-methyltransferase — protein MTKFLKNKMRLDEYLVENKYFENLEIAKRQIMVGNVIVNERKIDKPGEIILLDKVKSIRIKEKDSPYVSRGGLKLEKAIKVFDLDFKDKIILDIGASTGGFTDCSLQNGAKFVYAVDVGTNQLDWKLRNDCRVKSIENKHINNLEKSDLKDDIDIIVMDISFISIKKVLYKIKELSKENGFAIFLIKPQFEAKRNEIEKGIVDDFNVHKRVINEVVEEAKIHQLFLENLTVSPIKGTKGNIEYLAKFSKKNNFFSNKEIVDKLFNN, from the coding sequence ATGACAAAATTTTTGAAAAATAAAATGAGATTAGATGAATATTTAGTTGAAAATAAATATTTTGAAAATTTAGAAATAGCTAAAAGACAGATTATGGTAGGAAATGTCATAGTAAATGAGCGAAAAATAGATAAGCCAGGAGAAATAATTTTGCTTGATAAAGTAAAATCTATTAGAATAAAAGAGAAAGATAGTCCCTATGTTAGCCGTGGTGGTTTAAAATTAGAGAAAGCTATAAAAGTTTTTGATTTAGATTTTAAAGATAAAATAATTTTAGATATAGGAGCTTCTACTGGCGGTTTTACAGACTGTTCATTACAAAATGGAGCAAAATTTGTCTATGCTGTTGATGTTGGAACTAATCAACTTGACTGGAAATTAAGAAATGATTGTAGAGTTAAAAGTATAGAAAATAAACATATCAATAATTTAGAGAAAAGTGACTTAAAGGATGATATTGATATCATAGTTATGGATATTTCTTTTATTTCAATAAAAAAAGTTTTATATAAAATTAAAGAACTTTCAAAAGAAAATGGCTTTGCTATATTTTTAATAAAACCTCAATTTGAAGCTAAAAGAAACGAAATAGAAAAAGGAATTGTTGATGATTTTAATGTCCATAAAAGAGTGATAAATGAAGTTGTAGAAGAAGCGAAAATACATCAACTTTTTTTAGAAAACTTAACAGTATCACCAATAAAAGGAACAAAAGGAAATATTGAATATTTAGCGAAATTTAGTAAAAAAAATAATTTTTTTTCAAATAAAGAAATAGTAGATAAATTATTTAATAATTAA
- a CDS encoding 3'-5' exoribonuclease YhaM family protein has protein sequence MVEKNSKSKKFIDCLLNFQDVKDLELCDDQGVKVSTHTYDVLNISINKIKEKYIELEEAIKNVDFFAITVGIIMHDISKSSIKRNEENLSHSQMMIQNPEYIISEVYEVLEFIEKQVGYRLIKDVKENIAHIVQSHHGKWGKVQPETEEANIVYIADMESAKYHRINPIQANDILKYSVKGLGLTEIEKKLNCTAAVIKDRIRRAKRELNLKTFAELLEVYKEKGRVPIGDKFFVLRSEETKKLKKFVDKQGFYNLFMKNPLMEYMIDDKIFEK, from the coding sequence ATGGTAGAAAAAAATAGTAAGTCTAAAAAGTTTATTGATTGCCTTTTAAATTTTCAAGATGTAAAAGATCTTGAATTATGTGATGATCAAGGTGTGAAAGTTTCAACTCATACTTATGATGTATTAAATATTTCAATTAACAAAATAAAAGAAAAGTATATTGAGCTAGAAGAAGCAATAAAAAATGTTGATTTTTTTGCAATCACAGTGGGGATAATAATGCATGATATAAGCAAGTCAAGTATTAAAAGAAATGAAGAAAATCTTTCTCATTCCCAAATGATGATACAAAATCCAGAATATATAATATCTGAAGTTTATGAAGTTTTAGAATTTATTGAAAAACAAGTAGGATATAGATTAATAAAAGATGTTAAAGAAAATATAGCACATATAGTTCAATCGCATCATGGTAAATGGGGAAAGGTACAACCTGAAACAGAAGAAGCTAATATAGTTTATATAGCAGATATGGAATCTGCAAAATATCATAGAATAAATCCTATTCAAGCAAATGATATTTTAAAATATTCTGTAAAGGGTTTAGGACTTACTGAAATTGAAAAAAAATTAAATTGTACAGCAGCAGTAATCAAAGATAGAATAAGGAGAGCAAAAAGAGAACTTAATTTGAAAACTTTTGCTGAACTTTTAGAAGTGTACAAAGAAAAAGGCAGAGTGCCAATAGGAGATAAATTTTTTGTTTTGAGATCAGAAGAAACAAAAAAATTAAAAAAATTTGTTGATAAACAAGGTTTTTATAATTTATTTATGAAAAATCCACTTATGGAGTATATGATAGATGACAAAATTTTTGAAAAATAA
- the dxs gene encoding 1-deoxy-D-xylulose-5-phosphate synthase, with the protein MNEELTQRCEEIRKNLIEVVSKNGGHLGSNLGVVELTVCLDEIFDFKEDIVLFDVGHQAYIYKILTDRAERFDSIRTRKGLSPFLDPNESSYDHFISGHAGTALPAAVGFAIANPDKKVIVVVGDASISNGHSLEALNYIGYKKLENILIIVNDNEMSIGENVGFISKFLKKVISSGKYQNFREDVKSFINRIKADRVKRTLERLERSIKGYVTPFYALESLGFRFFNVFEGNNIEKLLPMLKKIKDLKGPTILLVKTEKGKGYCFAEEDKEKFHGIAPFNIETGNTYKSLVSYSEVFGNKILELGKEDENIYTLSAAMIKGTGLHKFSEEFPERCIDTGIAEGFTVTLAAGLAKSGKKPYVCIYSTFIQRAISQLIHDVSIQNLPVRFIIDRSGIVGEDGKTHNGIYDLSFFLSIQNFTVLCPTTAKELGQALEISKNFNLGPLVIRIPRDSIFDIENEEPLEIGRWKVIKKGSKNLFIATGTMLKIILEIYDKLQNRGIYCTIISAASVKPLDENYLLNYIKEYDNIFVLEENYVKNSFGTAILEFFNDNGIQKPLHRIALKSAIIPHGKREELLKEERLKGESLIERIEELIYGRKK; encoded by the coding sequence ATGAATGAGGAACTTACACAAAGATGTGAAGAAATTAGAAAAAATTTAATAGAAGTTGTAAGTAAAAATGGAGGCCATTTAGGTTCAAACCTTGGTGTTGTTGAACTGACAGTTTGCTTAGATGAGATTTTTGATTTTAAAGAAGATATTGTACTTTTTGATGTAGGACACCAAGCGTATATATATAAGATATTAACGGATAGAGCAGAAAGATTTGATTCTATAAGAACAAGAAAAGGCCTCTCACCTTTTCTTGATCCAAATGAAAGTAGTTATGATCATTTTATATCAGGACACGCAGGTACAGCACTTCCAGCAGCAGTTGGTTTTGCAATAGCAAATCCAGATAAAAAAGTTATTGTAGTTGTAGGAGATGCTTCTATATCAAATGGACATTCATTGGAGGCATTAAACTATATTGGATATAAAAAATTGGAAAACATACTAATTATTGTAAATGATAATGAAATGTCTATTGGAGAAAATGTTGGCTTTATATCAAAATTTTTAAAAAAAGTGATATCAAGTGGAAAGTACCAAAATTTTAGAGAAGATGTTAAATCTTTTATTAATAGAATAAAAGCAGATAGAGTAAAAAGAACTCTTGAAAGATTAGAAAGGTCAATTAAAGGTTATGTAACTCCATTTTATGCTTTAGAAAGTTTAGGATTTAGATTTTTTAATGTATTTGAAGGGAATAATATAGAAAAACTTTTACCTATGTTAAAAAAAATAAAAGATCTAAAAGGACCTACTATTTTATTAGTAAAAACTGAAAAAGGAAAGGGCTATTGTTTTGCAGAAGAAGATAAAGAAAAATTCCATGGAATAGCACCTTTTAATATAGAAACAGGAAATACATATAAAAGTTTAGTTTCTTATTCAGAAGTTTTTGGAAATAAAATTTTAGAGCTAGGAAAAGAAGATGAAAACATATATACTCTTTCAGCAGCTATGATAAAGGGGACAGGACTTCACAAATTTTCAGAAGAATTTCCTGAAAGATGTATAGATACAGGGATAGCAGAAGGTTTTACAGTAACTCTTGCAGCAGGGCTAGCAAAATCAGGGAAGAAGCCTTATGTGTGTATTTATTCAACTTTTATCCAAAGAGCTATAAGCCAGTTAATACATGATGTATCTATTCAAAATCTACCAGTTAGATTTATTATAGACAGAAGTGGAATTGTTGGAGAAGATGGAAAAACTCACAATGGGATTTACGATTTATCTTTCTTTTTATCAATTCAAAATTTTACTGTATTATGTCCTACAACAGCTAAGGAGTTGGGACAGGCACTTGAAATATCTAAGAATTTTAATTTAGGACCGTTGGTTATAAGAATACCAAGAGATAGTATATTTGATATAGAAAATGAAGAGCCATTAGAAATTGGAAGATGGAAAGTAATAAAAAAAGGAAGTAAAAATTTATTTATAGCAACAGGAACTATGCTAAAAATAATATTAGAGATATATGATAAGTTACAAAATAGAGGAATTTATTGTACAATAATTAGTGCAGCCTCAGTAAAACCTCTTGATGAAAACTATCTATTAAACTATATAAAGGAATACGATAATATTTTTGTTTTGGAAGAAAATTATGTGAAAAATTCTTTTGGTACAGCTATTCTTGAATTTTTTAATGATAATGGAATACAAAAGCCACTTCATAGAATAGCTTTAAAATCTGCTATTATTCCACATGGAAAAAGAGAAGAATTACTAAAAGAAGAAAGGTTAAAGGGAGAAAGTTTAATAGAAAGAATAGAGGAACTTATTTATGGTAGAAAAAAATAG
- the yhbY gene encoding ribosome assembly RNA-binding protein YhbY: MNSKKRAFLKKKAHNLEPIVRIGKDGLNQNIIQSILDAIASRELIKVKILQNCEEEKTIIYSKLMDIKDFEVVGMIGRTIIIFKENKENPTISLEWKNI, translated from the coding sequence ATGAATAGTAAAAAGAGAGCTTTTTTAAAAAAGAAAGCACATAATTTAGAGCCTATTGTTAGAATAGGTAAAGATGGACTAAATCAAAATATAATACAAAGCATACTTGATGCAATAGCTTCAAGAGAACTTATAAAAGTTAAAATTTTACAAAATTGTGAAGAAGAAAAAACTATAATTTATTCAAAATTGATGGATATTAAAGATTTTGAAGTAGTTGGAATGATAGGAAGAACTATAATTATTTTTAAAGAAAATAAAGAAAATCCAACAATATCATTAGAATGGAAAAATATATAA
- a CDS encoding ribonuclease J, with translation MKKEKQGKQLQVKENKISIHDKIMSIKDDVQHLKTKKTKKKVEKNITEKTKKQKEEVKKNEVVQNNNKKVKTSKKDLDKMYVIPLGGLEEVGKNCTIIQYKDEIIIVDAGAIFPDENLPGIDLVIPDYTFLENNKSKVKGLFVTHGHEDHIGGIPYLYEKIEKDTVIYAGKLTNALIKSKFENFGVKKALPKMVEVGSRSKVSVGKYFTVEFVKVTHSIADSYCLSVKTPAGHVFLTGDFKIDLTPVDNEKVDFMRLSELGEEGVDLMLSDSTNSEVEGFTPSERSVGDAFRQEFQKATGRIVIAVFASHVHRIQQIIDTAAHFKRKIAIDGRSLLKVFEIAPSVGRLTIPKNLLIPISSVDKYDDDEIVILCTGTQGEPLAALSRIAKNMHKHIALREGDTVIISSTPIPGNEKAVSTNINNILKYDVDLVFKKIAGIHVSGHGSKEEQKLMLNLINPKHFMPVHGEYRMLKAHMRSAIETGVPKDKILLTQNGDKVEVTKEYAKINGKVNSGEILVDGLGVGDIGSKVIKDRQQLSEDGIVIVAYSIDKETGKIVSGPEMSTKGFVYYKDSEDTIKEAQDLLSKKINKNETYLGRDWADLKGHVRDLLSRFFYEKLKRNPIILPMLLEI, from the coding sequence ATGAAGAAAGAGAAACAGGGGAAACAACTACAAGTGAAGGAGAACAAAATTAGTATTCATGATAAAATAATGAGTATTAAAGATGATGTTCAACATTTAAAAACTAAGAAAACTAAAAAGAAAGTAGAAAAAAATATAACAGAAAAAACTAAAAAACAAAAAGAAGAAGTTAAAAAAAATGAAGTAGTTCAAAATAATAACAAAAAAGTCAAAACTTCAAAAAAAGATTTGGATAAAATGTATGTTATTCCACTAGGTGGTTTAGAAGAAGTCGGGAAAAACTGTACTATAATTCAATATAAAGATGAAATAATTATTGTGGATGCAGGAGCAATATTTCCAGATGAAAATTTACCTGGTATAGATTTAGTAATTCCAGATTATACTTTTTTAGAAAATAATAAGTCTAAGGTTAAAGGCTTATTTGTAACACATGGACATGAGGATCATATTGGTGGAATTCCTTATCTATATGAAAAAATAGAAAAAGATACAGTAATTTATGCTGGGAAATTGACAAATGCTTTGATTAAATCTAAATTTGAAAATTTTGGAGTAAAAAAAGCTTTACCAAAAATGGTTGAAGTTGGTTCAAGAAGTAAAGTAAGTGTTGGAAAGTATTTTACAGTTGAATTTGTAAAAGTAACACACTCAATAGCAGATTCATATTGTTTATCTGTAAAAACACCAGCAGGACATGTATTTTTAACAGGAGATTTTAAAATAGATTTAACTCCTGTTGACAATGAAAAAGTAGATTTTATGAGATTATCAGAATTAGGTGAAGAAGGGGTAGATTTAATGCTATCAGATTCAACTAACTCTGAGGTCGAAGGTTTTACTCCTTCTGAAAGAAGTGTTGGAGATGCTTTTAGACAAGAATTTCAAAAAGCTACTGGAAGAATAGTTATAGCAGTATTTGCCTCACATGTTCATAGAATACAACAAATTATAGATACAGCAGCACATTTTAAAAGAAAAATTGCTATTGATGGAAGAAGCCTATTAAAAGTATTTGAAATAGCACCCAGTGTTGGAAGATTAACTATACCTAAAAATTTACTTATTCCTATATCATCAGTTGATAAATATGATGATGATGAAATTGTAATATTATGTACAGGCACACAAGGAGAACCATTGGCAGCTCTTTCAAGAATAGCTAAAAATATGCATAAACATATAGCTTTAAGAGAAGGAGATACTGTAATAATTTCATCTACTCCTATACCAGGAAATGAAAAAGCAGTTTCAACAAATATAAATAACATTTTAAAATATGATGTTGATTTAGTTTTTAAAAAGATTGCAGGTATACATGTATCAGGACATGGTAGTAAAGAAGAACAAAAATTAATGTTAAATTTAATAAATCCAAAACATTTTATGCCAGTTCATGGCGAATATAGAATGCTTAAAGCACATATGAGATCAGCTATTGAAACAGGAGTGCCAAAGGATAAAATTCTTTTAACTCAAAATGGAGATAAAGTTGAAGTTACAAAAGAATATGCAAAAATAAATGGTAAAGTAAATTCTGGTGAAATCCTAGTTGATGGTTTAGGTGTTGGAGATATTGGAAGTAAGGTTATAAAAGATAGACAACAATTATCAGAAGATGGAATAGTTATAGTTGCATATTCTATTGATAAAGAAACAGGAAAAATAGTCTCAGGTCCTGAAATGTCAACAAAAGGTTTTGTATATTATAAAGATTCAGAAGATACTATAAAAGAAGCACAAGATTTATTAAGTAAAAAAATCAATAAAAATGAAACTTACTTAGGTAGGGATTGGGCAGATTTAAAAGGACATGTAAGAGATTTACTATCAAGATTTTTCTATGAAAAATTAAAAAGAAACCCAATTATTTTACCTATGCTATTAGAAATATAA
- the mrdA gene encoding penicillin-binding protein 2: MKLNRYKNNDVILGDKRNARELIFKIIVFLCFLILFLRLLYLQVLQGNEFSYLAERNQYKLVKIDSPRGKIFDSKNRLVVTNGTGYRLIYSLGREENEEYIKEIAKLTDKTEEIVRKRIKYGEIFPYTKDNVLFEDLDEEKAHKLIEIVNNYPYLEVQVYSKRKYLYDTVASHTIGYVKKISEKEYEALKEEGYTPRDMVGKLGIEKTYDDLLRGRNGFKYIEVNALNKIEREVEKVKSPIVGKNLYMGINMELQQYMEEEFEKDGRSGSFIALNPKTGEIITIVSYPTYSLNTFSSQISPEEWDAISNDPRKILTNKTIAGEYPPGSTFKMISAIAFLKSGIDPKLKYNDYTGYYQVGNWKWRAWKRGGHGATDMKKSLVESANTYYYKFSDQIGYAPIVKTARDFGLGNVSGIDVPGEKKGIIPDPDWKKKRTKTVWYRGDTILLSIGQGFTLVTPIQLAKAYTFLANKGWAYEPHVISKIEDLQTGKMEIVSSKKTVLEDYPESYYDIINDALIATVDQNNGTTRIMKNPYVKVAAKSGSAQNPHSKLTHAWVAGYFPADKDPEVVFVCLLEGAGGGGVMAGGMAKRFLDKYLEVEKGIEPVQYTPHIEPKTTNSTIQTSGNQENEDSGEGMGEERENEERETGETTTSEGEQN; this comes from the coding sequence ATGAAGCTTAATAGATACAAAAATAATGATGTAATACTAGGAGATAAAAGAAATGCTAGAGAATTAATATTTAAAATAATAGTTTTCTTATGTTTTTTAATACTTTTTTTAAGATTATTATATCTTCAAGTTTTACAAGGAAATGAATTTTCATATTTAGCAGAAAGAAATCAATATAAATTAGTAAAAATAGACTCACCTAGAGGAAAAATTTTTGACTCAAAAAATAGATTAGTTGTAACGAATGGTACAGGTTATAGACTGATTTATTCTTTAGGAAGAGAAGAAAATGAAGAATATATAAAAGAAATTGCAAAATTAACAGATAAGACAGAAGAAATTGTTAGGAAAAGAATTAAATATGGAGAAATATTTCCATACACAAAAGATAATGTACTTTTTGAAGATTTAGATGAAGAAAAAGCACATAAATTAATAGAAATTGTAAATAATTATCCATATTTAGAAGTTCAAGTTTATTCAAAAAGAAAATATCTATATGATACAGTAGCCTCTCATACAATAGGTTATGTTAAGAAAATTTCTGAAAAAGAGTATGAAGCTTTAAAAGAAGAAGGATACACTCCAAGAGACATGGTAGGGAAGTTAGGAATAGAAAAAACCTATGATGATCTTTTGAGAGGAAGAAATGGTTTTAAATATATAGAAGTAAATGCATTAAATAAAATAGAAAGAGAAGTAGAAAAAGTAAAAAGTCCTATTGTTGGTAAGAATTTATATATGGGTATAAATATGGAATTACAACAATATATGGAAGAAGAGTTTGAAAAAGATGGTAGAAGTGGTTCATTTATAGCATTGAATCCAAAAACTGGAGAAATAATTACGATTGTAAGTTATCCAACTTACTCATTGAATACATTTAGTTCACAAATTTCACCAGAAGAATGGGATGCTATATCAAATGATCCAAGAAAAATTCTAACAAACAAGACTATTGCTGGGGAATATCCTCCTGGTTCAACATTTAAAATGATATCTGCTATTGCTTTTTTAAAGAGTGGTATAGATCCTAAATTAAAATATAATGACTATACAGGTTATTATCAAGTAGGAAATTGGAAATGGAGAGCTTGGAAAAGAGGAGGACATGGAGCAACAGATATGAAAAAATCACTTGTAGAATCAGCTAATACTTACTACTATAAGTTTTCTGATCAAATTGGTTATGCACCAATAGTAAAAACAGCAAGAGATTTTGGATTAGGAAATGTATCTGGAATAGATGTTCCTGGGGAAAAGAAAGGAATTATTCCTGATCCAGATTGGAAAAAGAAAAGAACAAAGACTGTTTGGTATAGAGGAGACACAATACTTCTTTCAATAGGACAAGGCTTTACACTTGTAACACCAATTCAATTAGCAAAAGCATATACATTTTTAGCTAATAAGGGTTGGGCTTATGAACCACATGTAATATCAAAAATAGAGGATTTACAAACTGGAAAAATGGAAATAGTTAGCTCAAAAAAAACTGTTTTAGAAGATTACCCAGAATCATACTATGATATTATAAATGATGCACTAATAGCGACTGTTGATCAAAATAATGGAACAACAAGAATAATGAAAAATCCTTATGTAAAAGTTGCTGCAAAAAGTGGTTCAGCACAAAATCCACATTCTAAATTAACACATGCTTGGGTGGCGGGATATTTTCCAGCTGATAAAGATCCTGAGGTTGTTTTTGTGTGCTTATTAGAAGGAGCAGGTGGAGGAGGAGTAATGGCAGGAGGAATGGCAAAAAGATTTCTGGATAAATATCTAGAAGTAGAAAAAGGTATAGAACCTGTTCAATATACTCCACATATAGAACCTAAAACTACTAATTCTACTATTCAAACAAGTGGAAATCAAGAGAATGAAGATTCAGGGGAAGGAATGGGAGAAGAAAGAGAAAATGAAGAAAGAGAAACAGGGGAAACAACTACAAGTGAAGGAGAACAAAATTAG
- a CDS encoding LytR C-terminal domain-containing protein gives MATKKKKKKKGRAPVLVIVLTIILSILLYFNFRGNNIKLSKDERVLIIGKQNLYAVYEDKLAVKIPFELYIDSDETVEDLVDSQNYENVLEKINSVVPEKLTRYTVIKSGEIKLDVENARNIPETNIGDRRYILTSSVYAMFKDLYHEKNAVDELNENILVDVLNANGIGGYARKTGELIKSTLGMKYNAANYETTQDQSYVVLNDISKEKAAEILDKLPEKYFKIKNKSSIPTLANIVVIIGSEKQINFKIDIYANQEKLKEASEKLRKAGYGSISSQPEKEETEQSIIEYNKEDYFIALRIAKILGISDMVENSDLENKIGITIK, from the coding sequence ATGGCAACCAAAAAGAAGAAAAAGAAAAAAGGTCGTGCACCTGTACTTGTAATAGTCTTAACAATAATTTTATCAATTCTTTTATATTTTAATTTTAGAGGAAATAATATAAAATTATCAAAAGATGAAAGAGTATTAATTATAGGAAAACAAAATTTATATGCAGTGTATGAAGATAAATTAGCAGTAAAAATTCCTTTTGAACTTTATATTGATAGTGATGAAACAGTGGAAGATTTGGTAGATAGCCAAAATTATGAAAATGTCTTAGAAAAGATAAATTCTGTTGTACCTGAAAAACTTACAAGATACACAGTTATAAAAAGTGGAGAAATAAAACTAGATGTTGAAAATGCAAGAAATATCCCTGAAACAAATATAGGTGATAGAAGATATATATTAACTTCAAGTGTCTATGCTATGTTTAAAGATTTATATCATGAGAAGAATGCAGTAGATGAATTAAATGAAAATATCTTAGTTGATGTATTAAATGCTAATGGTATAGGTGGATATGCTAGAAAAACAGGAGAGCTTATTAAGAGCACTTTAGGTATGAAATATAATGCTGCCAACTATGAAACTACACAAGATCAAAGTTATGTAGTTTTAAATGATATATCTAAAGAAAAAGCCGCAGAAATATTGGATAAACTACCAGAAAAATATTTTAAAATAAAAAATAAATCATCAATTCCAACTCTAGCAAATATAGTTGTTATAATTGGAAGTGAAAAGCAAATTAATTTCAAGATAGATATTTACGCAAATCAAGAAAAATTAAAAGAAGCAAGTGAAAAATTAAGAAAAGCAGGGTATGGAAGTATAAGTAGCCAACCTGAAAAAGAAGAGACAGAGCAATCTATCATAGAATATAATAAAGAAGATTATTTTATAGCACTAAGGATTGCAAAAATCTTAGGAATTTCTGATATGGTTGAAAATAGTGATTTAGAAAATAAAATAGGTATAACTATAAAGTAG